The region CCCTGCTGATCGTCCCGGCGATCCTGTACGCCGTGACCGGTGGGTCGGTGGGTCCCCCGCCGCCGCTGGAGGTGCGCCGCGTGACCCCTGTGACCCTGCCGGAACCCCGTGACCTGCCCGAACTGCTGGCCCGCCTGGACGCCTGGGTGGCGCGTGAGGTTCCCCTGCAACACGCGACCCTGCGCCCCGGCGTGACAGACGCCGCGCTGGACGCCTTCGAGGTGCGGCAGGGCGTGACGCTGCCCCCGGCCCTGCGCGCCCTGTACCGCTGGCATGACGGCGGCGACCTGTTCGGCCTGAAATTCCTGAGCCTGGAGCATCTGGAATTCCAGCGGGTGGCGTGGGCGGAACTCGCCGCCGACCGCATGACCGATCTGGACGAGGTCGTGGTGTCGCACCCGCCCGGCGCGATCCGCCTCCTATATGCCACGGGCGACTGGCTGCCGTTCCTGCACGACGGGGGCGGGAACCACGTGGCGATTGACCTGCATCCTGGCCCAGCTGGGCGGCCAGGGCAGGTGATCACGGTCGGCCCGGACGAGGACGACCGCTACGTGCTGGCGCCCGATCTCGACACCTTCCTGCGCGAGTACCTGCGCCGCCTGGAATCGGGGCGGGTCACGGTGCGCCGCCTGGGCGGGTACGCGACCGAAACCTGGGAGGTGCGCCTGCAGGAGCCGGGCGGGCGTGCCCCGGACACGTACGGGTTGCTGGCCCACCTGTTCCCTGGATTCGGCGCGGCACCCGAGCGCATGGACACCCGCTGGCACTGATGTCACATCAGCTCAGGTGCGCGCGGGCCAGCGCCTCGCCCTCCTGCCGGGCAGCGTGAACGACGGGGCATGTGGGCTGCGGGTGGCCTTCCCGGGGTACACCGACCTGCCGGGTGCCGACCGTGTCGGCCCCGAGGGTCTGGTGGTACGCGCTCAGGAAGGCCAGCAGCGCCGAGGCGGTCTGCTGGTCTTCAGGGTGCATGATCAGCCGCGTTCGCGTTCGCGCAGGATCAGCTGGATGAGGCCCATCAGGACCAGTTCGTCGTCCTGCCCAGCGCGCGGCTGCAACTCCTCGACGGTGAAGCGGCGCGCCATGCAGCTGCGTTTCTTGTGCACGCGGTACGCCGCCTGCCCGCCCGTGTCGGTCACGGTGTACGTGGGGTTCACGAGGTAGTCGAAGCCCATGGCGATGAAGTCCCCGACGAATGGAATGGCGTCCAGCGCGCCCTCGATCAGGCCCAGCCAGGGGTGATCGTCGCGGATGGCGAAGCGGGGTTCGCCGTTCGGGCCGAGCAGGTCGTACCCGGCGGCCCACAGGGTCCGCATGCCCTGCGCCTGGAGGGCGCCGACGGGCGTGCCGTCCATGCGTTCGATCAGGCGTGACGCCTTCCAGTCGAGCGCGCCCGCGAGGAAGCCCTTGGCTTTCATGCGGTGCGTCTGGACCTGTTTCTGCTCGTCGCGGTAGATGCGGACCTCGTCGCGGACGCTGAATTTCTTCTCCTTGACGACCGCGACGAGCTGCCCGCGCGCGTCGGTGACGCGCAGTTCGGTGAAGAGACTGAATTTGAATTCCAGCGTCAGGGGGAAGGCGAGGCTCATGCCCCCGGGTACGGGCCTACTCGCGGGTCGGTTCCCAGACGTCGAGGCGGGTGCCGCGCGCCACGCCCGCCCCCTGCGCCCAGGTGTGCGCGGGCTGCGCCTTGCGCGCCTCGGGCTGCACGGTGCGGATCAGCACGGCGCCCTCCTGCGCGGCAACGGTCAGGCCGCCCTCGCTGACGCCCAGCACCTCGCCCGGCTGGCCGCTGCCCTCCGTGACGCTGAGGCCCGCGAGTTTCAGGCGGGCGCCGCCCAGGAACGCGGTCGTCTGCGGCCACGCCGCCACGCCCCGGGAGCGGTTCACGATCTGCGCGGCGGTGTCGGTCCAGCGGACGAAGCCGTCCTCCTTGACCAGCATGGGCGCGTGCGTGGCGAGTGTCTCGTCCTGCGGGGTGGGGGAGAGGCCGTCCAGGTTCGACAGGGCCTGCACGATCAGCCGCGACGCCTGCACACTCAGGGCGTCCGCCAGGTCGAGGCTGGTCCACTCCGGCGCGATGGACAGCGCCTCCTGCAGCAGCACCGGGCCGGTGTCCATGCCCTCGTCGGTCTGCATGATCGTCGTGCCCGTCACCGCCTCGCCGTTGATCAGCGCCCACTGGATCGGCGCGGAGCCCCGGTACGCGGGCAGCAGGCTGGTGTGCGTGTTCAGGAACCCGTAGCGGGGAATGTTCAGCACGCTGAGGGGCAGGATCTTCCCGTACGCGCAGGTGACCGCCACGTCCGCGCCGGACTCGCGCAGCGTCGACTCGAACGCCGCGTTCCCCCGCAGCTTCTTGGGCTGCGCGAGGGGCAGGCCCAGTTCCGCCGCGCGGGCCGCGACGGGCGGGGGCGTCAGCTTCAGGCCGCGCCCCACCGGCTTGTCCGGCTGCGCCACGACCAGCACCACCTGAAAGTGCTCGCGGATCGCGTCGAGCACCGGCAGCGCGAACGCGGGCGACCCGAAGAACGCCACGCGCGGCCCGCCGCCGGTCAAAGGCCCGCCTTGCGCTGCCGCTCGTGCGCGGCCAGATCGTTCAGGAACGTGCGGGACTTCTGCTGGATCGCCAGCAGCTCCTTGCGGTAGTCCTCGGTCACCTCGGCGGGCAGGCGGTCCAGGAACAGCACGCCGTCCAGGTGATCCGCCTCGTGCTGGAACACCCGCGCCAGGAAATCATCCGCCTCGATCACGCGGGCCACCCCGTCCAGGTCGGTGTAGCTGACCTGCACGGCGCGGGCGCGCGGCACGCCCTCCTCGTAGATGCCGGGAATGCTCAGGCACCCCTCCTGGTACGAGCGGTCCTTCTTCTTGTCGATGACCTTCAGCACCGGGTTCAGCATCACGAAATCACGCAGCACGCGGGACTTCAGCGGCCTGTCCTGGCCCTCGTTCTCCTCCTCGTCGTCCTCGTACTCGACCGCCACGAACAGCCGCACCGGCAGGCCGATCTGCGGCGCGGCCAGCCCCACGCCGTGCGCCTCGAACATCGTCTCCAGCATGGTGTCCGCCACCTGACGCACCGTCTGCGGATCGAAACCCGGCACGGTCAGGGTGTCGGTCGCCTGGAGGGGCTTGGCCTTGCGGCGCAGGACGGGGTCACCGTACAGGCGCAGCGGGTACACGCGGGGGGAGGCAGGGTCGCTCACAATGCTCCTGTTTTACCAGAACGCCCCCAGAAGCGACCCTGCCCTGCCTTCCAGATCCCGCCGGGCGGCGGGTGGGGGGAGTGTGAAGTGCGCCTTAAAGAAACCGGCCCACGGGGGTCAGGCTGAGCTGCTCACATGACCGGACGACCCTCAAGCCCCGTCCTGCCTTCAAGGAGCCCCTCATGCGACCCAACCTGCTGACCCTGACCGCCATCCTGGCCCTGACCGCGCCCCTGCACTTCGCCGCCGCACAGACCGACACCACCCAGACCACCACGACGCAGACGCCCGCCGCGCTCGCCGCCGACGCCCGCGCCCTGGCCGACAAGGCCCGCGCCACTTACCCCAGGGGCAGCGCGAACATCGACCAGACCCTCTGGAAGCAGGCCGCCGCCGCCGCCGAGGCCGCCGTCGCCGCCGCGCCCGGCAACCCCGAGTACCTGAAACTCCGGGCGAACATTTATACCGAGGTCGGCTTCTGGAAACAGGCGGAAACCACCTGGACCGCGTACTTCCAGGCGGCCCCGAACGCCGCGCAGAACACCCCGGAAGCCAAGAGTGCCGCCACGGTCCAGTACAACCTCGGGTACGCCGCGTATACCCGCAACCAACCGGATCAGGCCGCGAAGTTCTTCGACACCTGCCTGACCTTCGACCCCGCCAGCGCCCCCTGCGCCACCTGGGCCGCCCGCACCGCCCTGGAAGCCGGGCAGTACGCGCTGGCCCGCACCCTCTACGACCGCGCGCTGACGCTGAACCCCGGCGACAAGACCCTGGCGTACTTCCGCGCCCTGACCGACAGGGCCGCGCAGTACGGCCCCGCCGCCACCCGCGCCTTCAGCCGCGCGTACGGCGACCTGGACGCCGGACGCAAAGCCCAGGCCCTCGCCGGATTCCAGGAGGCCGCCCGCAGCGCCCCCAACTTCGCCGACGCGCAGCGCGAAGCCGGACGTCTCGCCCTGGACCTGAACAACACCCAGGCCGCGCTGGACGCGTACACGGCCCTGAGCGCCCTGCCCGGCGCGACCGCCAGCGACCGGTACAACCTCGCCCTCGCCCAGGAAGCGCAGACCTACGGCCTCCAGGCCGTCCGCACCTACCGCGCCGCGTACGCCAAGTACGCCGCCGGGAACAAGGCGGCCGCCGAAGAGGGCTTCCAGGCCGCCACCACCCAGAACCCCAGATACGCCAAAGCCTGGGCGTGGCTGGGCCGCACCCGCTACGAACGCAAGGACTACCCCGGCGCGACCGCCGCGTACACCCAGGCCGTCGCCCTGGACCCCACCGACAAGAGCAGCGCCTACTACCTGAAACTCGCCCAGCAGGGCAAGTAACGTCGGAAGGAGGGAGGCCCCTGCGATGAGGGGCCTCTTTCTGATTCAGTCCGGGATGAGGTCGTGGGGGTCGGGCGTCAGGCACGCGGCCC is a window of Deinococcus grandis DNA encoding:
- a CDS encoding SMI1/KNR4 family protein, whose translation is MWRWLLPLLIVPAILYAVTGGSVGPPPPLEVRRVTPVTLPEPRDLPELLARLDAWVAREVPLQHATLRPGVTDAALDAFEVRQGVTLPPALRALYRWHDGGDLFGLKFLSLEHLEFQRVAWAELAADRMTDLDEVVVSHPPGAIRLLYATGDWLPFLHDGGGNHVAIDLHPGPAGRPGQVITVGPDEDDRYVLAPDLDTFLREYLRRLESGRVTVRRLGGYATETWEVRLQEPGGRAPDTYGLLAHLFPGFGAAPERMDTRWH
- a CDS encoding LURP-one-related/scramblase family protein — its product is MSLAFPLTLEFKFSLFTELRVTDARGQLVAVVKEKKFSVRDEVRIYRDEQKQVQTHRMKAKGFLAGALDWKASRLIERMDGTPVGALQAQGMRTLWAAGYDLLGPNGEPRFAIRDDHPWLGLIEGALDAIPFVGDFIAMGFDYLVNPTYTVTDTGGQAAYRVHKKRSCMARRFTVEELQPRAGQDDELVLMGLIQLILRERERG
- the fmt gene encoding methionyl-tRNA formyltransferase, with the protein product MTGGGPRVAFFGSPAFALPVLDAIREHFQVVLVVAQPDKPVGRGLKLTPPPVAARAAELGLPLAQPKKLRGNAAFESTLRESGADVAVTCAYGKILPLSVLNIPRYGFLNTHTSLLPAYRGSAPIQWALINGEAVTGTTIMQTDEGMDTGPVLLQEALSIAPEWTSLDLADALSVQASRLIVQALSNLDGLSPTPQDETLATHAPMLVKEDGFVRWTDTAAQIVNRSRGVAAWPQTTAFLGGARLKLAGLSVTEGSGQPGEVLGVSEGGLTVAAQEGAVLIRTVQPEARKAQPAHTWAQGAGVARGTRLDVWEPTRE
- the def gene encoding peptide deformylase, whose amino-acid sequence is MSDPASPRVYPLRLYGDPVLRRKAKPLQATDTLTVPGFDPQTVRQVADTMLETMFEAHGVGLAAPQIGLPVRLFVAVEYEDDEEENEGQDRPLKSRVLRDFVMLNPVLKVIDKKKDRSYQEGCLSIPGIYEEGVPRARAVQVSYTDLDGVARVIEADDFLARVFQHEADHLDGVLFLDRLPAEVTEDYRKELLAIQQKSRTFLNDLAAHERQRKAGL
- a CDS encoding tetratricopeptide repeat protein: MRPNLLTLTAILALTAPLHFAAAQTDTTQTTTTQTPAALAADARALADKARATYPRGSANIDQTLWKQAAAAAEAAVAAAPGNPEYLKLRANIYTEVGFWKQAETTWTAYFQAAPNAAQNTPEAKSAATVQYNLGYAAYTRNQPDQAAKFFDTCLTFDPASAPCATWAARTALEAGQYALARTLYDRALTLNPGDKTLAYFRALTDRAAQYGPAATRAFSRAYGDLDAGRKAQALAGFQEAARSAPNFADAQREAGRLALDLNNTQAALDAYTALSALPGATASDRYNLALAQEAQTYGLQAVRTYRAAYAKYAAGNKAAAEEGFQAATTQNPRYAKAWAWLGRTRYERKDYPGATAAYTQAVALDPTDKSSAYYLKLAQQGK